TGGTACGACAACGAGAGCGGTTATACGCATCGCCTGCTGGATCTCGTCCGCCGACTGGGCGCGGGAGGAGCCTCGTGAGCGCCGCACGGTTCGCCAAGGTGTCGGTGACCGATCTGGAGATGGCCGACAAGCGCGTCTTCGTGCGCGTCGATTTCAATGTGCCGCTGGAAGCGGGAAGCGTGGCCGATGACCTGCGGCTGCGCGCCTCCCTTCCGACGATCCGCAAGGTTCTCGAGAAGCGTGGCCGTCCGATTCTTGCCTCCCATCTGGGGCGGCCGAAAGGAAAACCAGATCCTGCTTACAGCCTGGAGCCGGTGGCGCGCAAGCTGAAAGAGCTGATCGAAGCGCCGGTGCGCTTCGCGCCGGATTGCGTTGGCGCCGAGGCGCTCGAGGCGGCGCGCTCGCTCGAACCGGGAGAGATTCTTCTGCTGGAGAACCTGAGGTTCCATCCCGGCGAGGAAAAAAACGACGCCGAGTTCGCCGCTCGCCTCGCCCGGCTGGCCGAGGCCTACGTGAACGACGCCTTCGGGAGCGCCCACCGGGCCCACGCTTCAGTGGCCGCCCTGTGCCGGCATTTCGACCCCGCCGCGGCGGGCCTGCTGATGGAGAAGGAGCTGGAGTATCTTGGCGGTCTGCTGGTGAATCCGCAGCGGCCTTATGTGGCGATTCTCGGGGGAGCGAAGGTCTCGGACAAAGTGGAGCTCGTGAAGAACCTGCTGCCGCGCGTCGACGTGGTCCTGATCGGAGGGGCGATGGCCTACACCTTCCTGGCCGCGCTGGGCGTGAGCGTCG
The window above is part of the Candidatus Polarisedimenticolia bacterium genome. Proteins encoded here:
- a CDS encoding phosphoglycerate kinase; the encoded protein is MSAARFAKVSVTDLEMADKRVFVRVDFNVPLEAGSVADDLRLRASLPTIRKVLEKRGRPILASHLGRPKGKPDPAYSLEPVARKLKELIEAPVRFAPDCVGAEALEAARSLEPGEILLLENLRFHPGEEKNDAEFAARLARLAEAYVNDAFGSAHRAHASVAALCRHFDPAAAGLLMEKELEYLGGLLVNPQRPYVAILGGAKVSDKVELVKNLLPRVDVVLIGGAMAYTFLAALGVSVGASRTEPASVPIAAQILKDAEQCGVKVVLPVDHRIARSFESPGEGEVVAAREIPDGSLGLDIGPVTAESFAREIAAARTILWNGPVGLFERPPFDAGSRAVAEAIAASRARSVAGGGDTAAALARFHLSDKLSHVSTGGGASLEFLSGVELPGVAALTDKPAQA